In Phreatobacter stygius, a genomic segment contains:
- a CDS encoding alpha/beta fold hydrolase: protein MSKPIPAFETGRMVRPDGAVIHYEVAGEGPAITFAHGLGGNHLSWWQSAPVFAQRHRVVTFSHRGFPPSTAPGGLADPTLYAADLLALLDHLGIDRTVVIGQSMGGWTAVETVLAAPSRVAGIVMACTSGSFDYDHFDDAGVKAWRAAAPQAIARLVERGIHRAAGARMAEEQPDIHALYQAIDRLSFGLDKNEVGNRIRKMRVRGTADAARIACPALFVIGEEDLLICPRGIELVAGTLPKARTVVVPVSGHSVYFERPTLFNATVQGFLAEIGWE, encoded by the coding sequence ATGTCAAAACCAATTCCCGCTTTCGAGACCGGCCGCATGGTGCGTCCCGACGGCGCCGTGATCCATTACGAGGTGGCGGGCGAGGGGCCGGCCATCACCTTTGCCCATGGCCTCGGCGGCAATCACCTGAGCTGGTGGCAGTCGGCGCCGGTGTTTGCCCAGCGCCACCGGGTGGTGACCTTCTCGCATCGCGGCTTTCCGCCGTCGACGGCGCCCGGCGGCCTCGCCGATCCGACGCTTTATGCCGCCGACCTGCTGGCACTTCTCGACCATCTCGGCATCGACCGGACGGTGGTCATCGGCCAGTCGATGGGCGGCTGGACGGCGGTGGAGACCGTGCTTGCCGCACCCTCGCGGGTGGCCGGCATCGTCATGGCCTGCACCTCCGGTTCGTTCGACTACGACCATTTCGACGATGCCGGCGTAAAGGCCTGGCGCGCCGCGGCGCCGCAGGCGATCGCCAGGCTGGTCGAACGCGGCATCCACCGGGCGGCCGGCGCGCGCATGGCCGAGGAGCAGCCCGATATCCATGCGCTCTACCAGGCGATCGACCGGCTGTCCTTCGGCCTGGACAAGAACGAGGTCGGCAACCGCATCCGCAAGATGCGCGTCCGCGGCACCGCCGATGCCGCCAGGATCGCCTGCCCGGCGCTGTTCGTGATCGGCGAGGAGGACCTGCTGATCTGCCCGCGCGGCATCGAGCTGGTCGCCGGCACCTTGCCCAAGGCGCGCACCGTGGTCGTGCCGGTGTCCGGCCATTCCGTCTATTTCGAGCGCCCGACGCTGTTCAACGCCACGGTCCAGGGCTTCCTCGCCGAGATCGGCTGGGAATGA
- a CDS encoding malate/lactate/ureidoglycolate dehydrogenase, whose amino-acid sequence MAIVDAGRLVALVTAIFEAAGCAPDEAGRIGRYLTEANLAGHDSHGVARVQRYVDWLNEGKVEAGKTVSTIVDTPSLAVLDGHYGFGQTVGPQAVRIGIDKAKSQGLAAVALRHAGHLGRIGDFAEMAAAEGLVSIHFVNVVGSILVAPYGGVDRRISTAPYCIGVPRPGQAPLLLDFATSLVAEGKVLVASMGGKPVPPDALISPDGAKSGDPAVLYGAYPAGPGTRDPMRGPGAIRAFGEHKGSGLAFMCEILGGALTGAGTTGPDKRFCNGMMSIYIDPKVVDPDGFFPGECAEYVAYYKSAKPIEAGGEVLVPGEAEMRAKAKKLKDGVPLSDGTWDSIVATARKLGVPEAVTTAALR is encoded by the coding sequence ATGGCCATCGTCGATGCCGGCCGCCTTGTGGCGCTGGTCACCGCAATTTTCGAGGCTGCCGGCTGCGCGCCGGATGAGGCCGGCCGCATTGGCCGCTACCTGACCGAGGCCAATCTCGCCGGCCATGACAGCCACGGCGTGGCGCGCGTGCAGCGTTATGTCGACTGGCTGAACGAGGGCAAGGTCGAGGCCGGCAAGACCGTCTCGACCATTGTCGACACGCCCTCGCTCGCGGTCCTCGACGGCCATTACGGCTTTGGCCAGACGGTCGGCCCGCAGGCGGTCCGGATCGGCATCGACAAGGCCAAGAGCCAGGGTCTCGCGGCGGTCGCCTTGCGCCACGCCGGCCATCTCGGCCGGATCGGCGATTTCGCCGAAATGGCCGCGGCCGAAGGACTGGTCTCGATCCATTTCGTCAATGTCGTCGGCTCGATCCTGGTCGCGCCCTATGGCGGCGTCGACCGGCGCATCTCCACCGCGCCCTATTGCATTGGCGTGCCGCGGCCGGGCCAGGCGCCGCTGCTCTTGGATTTCGCCACCTCGCTGGTGGCCGAGGGCAAGGTGCTCGTCGCCTCGATGGGCGGCAAGCCGGTGCCGCCGGACGCGCTGATCTCGCCTGACGGCGCCAAGAGCGGCGACCCGGCGGTGCTCTACGGGGCCTATCCGGCAGGTCCCGGCACGCGCGACCCGATGCGCGGCCCCGGCGCCATCAGGGCCTTTGGCGAGCACAAGGGCTCCGGCCTCGCCTTCATGTGCGAGATCCTCGGCGGCGCGCTGACCGGCGCCGGCACCACCGGCCCCGACAAGCGTTTCTGCAACGGCATGATGTCGATCTATATCGACCCGAAAGTGGTCGATCCCGACGGCTTCTTCCCCGGCGAATGCGCCGAATACGTCGCCTATTACAAGAGCGCCAAGCCGATCGAGGCCGGTGGCGAGGTGCTGGTGCCGGGCGAGGCCGAGATGCGCGCCAAGGCGAAGAAGCTGAAGGACGGCGTGCCGCTGTCGGACGGCACCTGGGATTCGATCGTCGCCACCGCGCGCAAGCTCGGGGTCCCGGAGGCAGTGACGACGGCGGCGCTGCGGTGA
- a CDS encoding crotonase/enoyl-CoA hydratase family protein, whose amino-acid sequence MSDLIIERDGPVTTFIRTRAAARNAMNPEGAAALCAALVAFDADPEASVGVLWGAGGAFCAGFDLKHAASAPDTAAFGGPLDIPDGDDNWPRGPMGPTRLMLSKPVIAAIAGPAVAGGMEIALWCDLRVMEEDAYMGVYCRRWGVPLIDGGTVRLPRLVGQGRALDLILTGRKVAAEEALRIGLADRVVPKGTAREAAQALAHDIARFPQGCMRADRASAYAQWDLPVTAALRNEWRGSAPMVAAEGVAGAGRFAAGKGRGGDFGSI is encoded by the coding sequence ATGTCGGACCTGATCATCGAGCGCGACGGCCCGGTCACCACCTTCATCCGGACCCGCGCGGCGGCGCGCAATGCCATGAACCCGGAAGGGGCGGCGGCGCTGTGCGCCGCGCTCGTCGCTTTCGACGCCGATCCCGAGGCTAGCGTCGGCGTGCTGTGGGGCGCGGGCGGCGCCTTCTGCGCCGGCTTCGACCTGAAACATGCGGCGAGCGCGCCCGATACCGCCGCCTTTGGCGGGCCGCTCGACATTCCCGACGGCGACGACAACTGGCCGCGTGGCCCGATGGGGCCGACACGGCTGATGCTGTCGAAGCCGGTGATCGCCGCGATCGCCGGTCCGGCGGTCGCCGGTGGCATGGAGATCGCGCTCTGGTGCGATCTCCGGGTCATGGAGGAGGACGCCTATATGGGCGTCTATTGCCGGCGCTGGGGCGTGCCGCTGATCGACGGCGGCACGGTCAGGCTGCCGCGCCTCGTCGGCCAGGGCAGGGCGCTCGACCTGATCCTCACCGGCCGCAAGGTGGCGGCGGAGGAGGCGCTGCGCATCGGGCTCGCCGACCGTGTCGTGCCGAAGGGCACCGCGCGTGAAGCGGCGCAAGCCCTGGCGCATGACATCGCCCGCTTCCCGCAGGGCTGCATGCGCGCCGACCGCGCCTCGGCCTATGCCCAATGGGACCTGCCGGTCACCGCGGCCCTGCGCAACGAATGGCGCGGCTCGGCGCCGATGGTCGCGGCCGAAGGTGTCGCCGGCGCCGGCCGTTTCGCCGCCGGCAAGGGCCGCGGCGGCGATTTCGGCAGTATTTGA
- a CDS encoding PaaI family thioesterase — MAADHPRFPPKDPDFEERGRSGFTRQPLMATLGAEIVLVEPGYVEIAMPFAPHILQQHGFVHAGAISAIVDTACGFAAMTLMPRGAGVLTTEFKINLMSPGKGERFIAAGRVVRPGNKLMVTLGECFAETGGTRKLIAMMTATMMVMDTPGIVD, encoded by the coding sequence ATGGCTGCTGATCATCCCCGGTTTCCACCCAAAGACCCGGATTTCGAGGAGCGCGGCCGCTCCGGCTTCACCCGCCAGCCGCTGATGGCCACGCTCGGTGCCGAGATCGTGCTGGTCGAACCCGGTTATGTCGAGATCGCCATGCCGTTCGCTCCGCATATCCTGCAGCAGCACGGCTTCGTCCATGCCGGCGCCATTTCGGCCATCGTCGACACGGCCTGCGGTTTCGCCGCCATGACCTTGATGCCCAGAGGCGCCGGCGTGCTGACCACCGAATTCAAGATCAACCTGATGTCGCCGGGCAAGGGCGAACGCTTCATCGCGGCCGGCCGGGTCGTGCGTCCCGGCAACAAGCTGATGGTGACGCTCGGCGAGTGCTTCGCCGAGACCGGCGGCACGCGCAAGCTGATCGCCATGATGACCGCCACCATGATGGTGATGGATACGCCGGGAATCGTCGATTGA
- a CDS encoding TRAP transporter large permease has product MSGAAVAILGFAGMLVLLGLRMPIGLAMLTVGSFGYVHFTSLAIFLNYMKTTPYHLFANYTLSVIPLFILMGALAEKSGLSTALFRAAAAFLGHLRGGLGMALIGACTGFGAICGSSVATTATFGRATLPEFRRYNYDPGFATGMIAVGGTLGILIPPSVILVVYAITTEQNIAKLFMAALIPGLLAAFFYCVVIAIMVRLRPEAGPALERVGWADRLKVVVGVWPVMLIAVTVVGGIYGGIFTPTEGASVGCIAMLVVGLLQRTLGWHEIKLSVIQTAETSAMIFMILLGAEVFNAFLALSQLPELAAQVVTQSGLPPYGVIVVLLIFYVILGGVMDELAMILLTLPIFFPIVVALDLGMPADDVAIWFGILVLMVVGIGLTAPPIGLNVFVISAIAKDVPIISTYRGVLPFVAADVIRLGLVVAFPALALWLVNWLT; this is encoded by the coding sequence ATGAGCGGAGCGGCCGTCGCAATCCTCGGCTTTGCCGGAATGCTGGTCCTGCTCGGCCTGCGCATGCCCATCGGGCTTGCCATGCTGACCGTCGGCTCGTTCGGTTATGTCCATTTCACCAGCCTGGCGATCTTCCTCAACTATATGAAGACGACGCCTTATCACCTGTTCGCCAACTACACGCTTTCGGTCATTCCGCTGTTCATCCTGATGGGCGCGCTGGCCGAGAAATCCGGCCTGTCGACCGCGCTGTTCCGGGCCGCGGCAGCTTTTCTCGGCCATTTGCGCGGCGGGCTCGGCATGGCCCTGATCGGCGCCTGCACCGGCTTCGGCGCGATCTGCGGCTCGTCGGTGGCGACCACCGCGACCTTCGGTCGGGCGACCCTGCCGGAATTCCGCCGCTACAATTACGATCCGGGCTTCGCCACCGGCATGATCGCGGTCGGCGGCACGCTCGGCATCCTGATTCCGCCCTCGGTCATCCTGGTCGTCTATGCGATCACCACCGAGCAGAACATCGCCAAGCTGTTCATGGCGGCGCTGATTCCCGGCCTGCTGGCGGCGTTTTTCTACTGCGTGGTCATCGCCATCATGGTCAGGCTGCGCCCGGAAGCGGGACCGGCGCTGGAACGGGTCGGCTGGGCCGACCGGCTCAAGGTGGTGGTCGGCGTCTGGCCGGTCATGCTGATCGCCGTCACCGTGGTCGGCGGCATCTATGGCGGCATCTTCACGCCGACCGAGGGGGCATCCGTCGGCTGCATCGCCATGCTGGTGGTTGGCCTGCTGCAGCGCACGCTCGGCTGGCACGAGATCAAGCTGTCGGTCATCCAGACCGCCGAGACCTCGGCGATGATCTTCATGATCCTGCTCGGTGCCGAGGTGTTCAACGCCTTCCTGGCACTGTCGCAATTGCCCGAGCTCGCCGCCCAGGTGGTCACCCAGTCGGGCCTGCCGCCCTATGGGGTGATCGTCGTGCTGCTGATCTTCTACGTCATCCTCGGCGGGGTGATGGACGAACTCGCCATGATCCTGCTGACGCTGCCGATCTTCTTTCCGATCGTGGTGGCGCTCGATCTCGGCATGCCCGCGGACGACGTCGCCATCTGGTTCGGCATCCTGGTGCTGATGGTGGTCGGAATCGGGCTGACCGCGCCGCCGATCGGCCTCAACGTCTTCGTCATCTCGGCGATCGCCAAGGACGTGCCGATCATCTCGACCTATCGCGGCGTGCTGCCTTTCGTGGCGGCCGACGTGATCAGGCTCGGCCTGGTCGTGGCCTTCCCGGCGCTGGCGCTCTGGCTGGTCAACTGGCTGACTTGA
- a CDS encoding TRAP transporter small permease, whose product MVHDLDRARGDEPPRDPIGRAARALAVFGGAVMLVTAAMVTLSVLSRWLFRTGINGDFEMVQIATAVAVFAFLPLCQWGRGNVFVDTFTLKAPARFNRGLDVLWDLVYAGFALLIAWRLGLGAYDAISSRTSSMVLAIPIGWAIAVTAAMAAFLFIVTLATANRLRRGAK is encoded by the coding sequence ATGGTGCACGACCTGGACAGGGCGCGGGGCGATGAACCGCCGCGCGATCCGATCGGCCGCGCGGCCCGCGCGCTGGCGGTTTTCGGCGGCGCGGTGATGCTGGTCACCGCCGCCATGGTGACCTTGTCGGTCCTGTCCCGATGGCTGTTCAGGACCGGCATCAACGGCGACTTCGAGATGGTGCAGATCGCCACCGCGGTGGCGGTCTTCGCCTTCCTGCCGCTTTGCCAATGGGGCCGCGGCAACGTCTTCGTCGATACCTTCACCCTGAAGGCGCCGGCCCGCTTCAACCGCGGCCTGGATGTCCTCTGGGACCTCGTCTATGCCGGTTTCGCGCTGCTGATCGCCTGGCGTCTCGGCCTCGGCGCCTATGACGCGATTTCCTCGCGCACCAGTTCGATGGTGCTGGCGATCCCGATCGGCTGGGCGATTGCCGTGACCGCGGCCATGGCCGCCTTCCTGTTCATCGTGACGCTGGCGACAGCCAACCGGCTGCGCCGAGGTGCCAAATGA
- a CDS encoding TRAP transporter substrate-binding protein, translating to MTLSRRHLLALAGSTVATPAVMRTAWGQTPQVTLRMHHFLPPASNAHQRFLVPWSRKVEAESGGRIKIDIFPAMQLGGAPPQLYDQARDGVADIIWTLPGNTPGRFPSIEAIELPFIAGKRAVTNSKALAELAPTHFIKEFSEVQPLCLWAHDHGLIHSSKQVRTLADLAGLKLRFPTRQAGEALRALGATAIGMPIPQVPEALSQGVIDGAVVPWEVVPSLRLHELVRYHTEIPGSPTLYTATFILAMNKPKYEGLPADLKTVIDANSGMPAAIMAGEMWDERGRAVAEMVKGRSRNTITMLADDEAAKWRAATKPVEEAWLKAAKERNIDGQKVVDDVRAAVAKHMMA from the coding sequence ATGACCCTGTCTCGCCGCCACCTGCTGGCCCTTGCCGGCAGCACTGTCGCAACGCCGGCCGTGATGCGCACCGCCTGGGGCCAGACCCCGCAGGTGACCTTGCGCATGCACCACTTCCTGCCGCCGGCCTCGAACGCCCATCAGCGCTTCCTGGTGCCGTGGTCGCGCAAGGTGGAGGCCGAATCCGGCGGCCGCATCAAGATCGACATCTTTCCGGCCATGCAGCTCGGTGGCGCGCCGCCGCAGCTCTACGATCAGGCCCGCGACGGTGTCGCCGACATCATCTGGACCTTGCCGGGCAATACGCCCGGGCGCTTCCCGTCGATCGAGGCGATCGAACTGCCGTTCATTGCCGGCAAGCGGGCGGTGACCAATTCGAAGGCGCTGGCGGAACTCGCGCCGACCCATTTCATCAAGGAGTTCTCGGAGGTTCAGCCGCTCTGCCTGTGGGCGCATGACCACGGACTGATCCATTCCAGCAAGCAGGTCAGGACGCTTGCCGATCTCGCCGGCCTCAAGCTGCGCTTCCCGACCCGCCAGGCCGGCGAAGCCCTGCGCGCGCTCGGCGCGACCGCCATCGGCATGCCGATCCCGCAGGTGCCCGAAGCCTTGTCGCAAGGCGTCATCGACGGCGCCGTGGTGCCCTGGGAGGTCGTGCCGTCGCTGCGCCTGCACGAGCTGGTCCGCTACCACACCGAAATCCCGGGCTCGCCGACGCTCTATACGGCAACCTTCATCCTGGCGATGAACAAGCCGAAATACGAGGGTTTGCCGGCCGACCTGAAGACGGTCATCGACGCCAATTCGGGCATGCCGGCGGCGATCATGGCCGGCGAGATGTGGGACGAGCGTGGGCGCGCGGTGGCCGAAATGGTCAAGGGGCGGTCGCGCAACACCATCACCATGCTGGCCGATGACGAGGCCGCCAAATGGCGCGCCGCGACCAAGCCGGTCGAGGAGGCCTGGCTGAAGGCCGCCAAGGAGCGCAATATCGACGGCCAGAAGGTGGTCGACGATGTGCGCGCCGCGGTCGCCAAACATATGATGGCCTGA
- a CDS encoding alpha/beta hydrolase family protein has product MSGTSVETIEIAARDGLRLAATIFEPAGTARSTVILQAATAVPRGFYAAFADHLAGLGRRVVTFDYRGIGGSRPASLRGFPATMLDWADQDARAVADHAAAAWPNQPLGIVGHSFGGQAFGLAPHPRVTHVVGIAAQIGDMRLFDSRVAGRIRFLSRYLAPVLIPFAGYFPAGWFGMGENMPGGVFRQWTRWCLTPDYFFGDPQVGAAERFAAVTARVHLIGFDDDPFGPAAAIEGLAKGFPAGLATTEFIAAKTAPGGKIGHFGFFRTSTGRPFWDQVDARLG; this is encoded by the coding sequence ATGTCCGGGACGTCGGTCGAGACCATCGAAATCGCAGCGCGCGACGGCCTGCGCCTGGCCGCGACCATCTTCGAGCCGGCCGGCACGGCGCGCTCCACCGTCATCCTGCAGGCCGCCACCGCCGTGCCGCGCGGCTTTTATGCCGCCTTCGCCGATCACCTGGCCGGGCTCGGCCGACGCGTCGTCACCTTCGACTATCGCGGCATCGGCGGCTCGCGCCCGGCAAGTTTGCGGGGTTTCCCGGCCACCATGCTCGACTGGGCCGACCAGGACGCACGCGCCGTCGCCGATCATGCCGCGGCGGCCTGGCCGAACCAGCCACTCGGCATTGTCGGCCATAGTTTCGGCGGCCAGGCCTTTGGCCTCGCGCCGCATCCACGCGTCACCCATGTCGTCGGCATCGCCGCGCAGATCGGCGACATGCGGCTGTTCGATTCGAGAGTCGCGGGCCGGATCCGCTTCCTGTCACGCTATCTGGCACCGGTGCTGATTCCCTTTGCCGGCTATTTCCCGGCCGGATGGTTCGGCATGGGCGAAAACATGCCCGGCGGCGTGTTCCGGCAATGGACCCGCTGGTGCCTGACGCCGGACTATTTCTTCGGCGACCCGCAAGTCGGCGCGGCCGAGCGTTTCGCCGCGGTCACGGCGCGTGTCCACCTGATCGGTTTCGACGACGATCCGTTCGGGCCGGCGGCGGCCATCGAGGGTCTCGCCAAGGGCTTCCCGGCCGGCCTGGCGACCACCGAGTTCATCGCGGCGAAGACCGCGCCGGGCGGCAAGATCGGCCATTTCGGCTTTTTCCGGACATCGACAGGACGACCATTCTGGGACCAGGTCGACGCGCGGCTGGGATAG
- a CDS encoding RidA family protein codes for MQRRPISAADAPPAIGYARAVEVTGVARTLYVSGQIPVDAKGHAPAGFAAQCRLTWRNVLAQLAAADMTVANLVKVTIYLADRRFGLENREIRQEVLGDHLIASTVVITGIFDEAWLIEIEAVAVA; via the coding sequence ATGCAACGACGCCCGATCAGTGCCGCCGACGCGCCGCCCGCCATCGGTTATGCCCGCGCCGTCGAGGTGACCGGGGTCGCCAGGACGCTCTATGTCAGCGGCCAGATTCCGGTCGACGCGAAGGGCCACGCGCCCGCGGGCTTTGCGGCCCAGTGCCGGCTCACCTGGCGCAACGTGCTGGCACAGCTCGCCGCCGCGGACATGACGGTCGCCAATCTCGTCAAGGTGACGATCTACCTCGCCGACCGCCGCTTCGGATTGGAAAACCGTGAGATCCGCCAGGAGGTGCTGGGCGATCACCTGATCGCCTCGACGGTGGTCATCACAGGCATTTTCGACGAGGCCTGGCTGATCGAGATCGAGGCCGTGGCGGTGGCTTAG
- a CDS encoding RidA family protein, giving the protein MQRRVISADDTPCAIGGYAQAVEVTAATRTVYVSGQIPVDAKGECPKGFAAQCRLAWRNVLAQLAAADMSVTNLAKVTIFLAERRFALENRQIRQEVLGDHQPALTVIITGIFDEAWFIEIEAVAVA; this is encoded by the coding sequence ATGCAACGACGCGTGATCAGTGCGGACGATACCCCTTGCGCCATTGGCGGTTACGCCCAGGCGGTCGAGGTGACGGCAGCGACCCGGACGGTCTATGTCAGCGGCCAGATCCCGGTCGACGCCAAGGGCGAATGCCCGAAGGGTTTCGCCGCGCAATGCCGGCTCGCCTGGCGCAATGTGCTGGCCCAGCTCGCCGCCGCCGACATGAGCGTCACCAATCTCGCCAAGGTGACGATCTTTCTGGCGGAGCGCCGCTTCGCGCTGGAAAACCGCCAGATCCGCCAGGAGGTGCTGGGCGATCACCAGCCGGCGCTGACGGTGATCATCACCGGCATTTTCGACGAAGCCTGGTTCATCGAGATCGAGGCCGTCGCGGTGGCGTGA
- a CDS encoding UxaA family hydrolase yields MTTQPRFIRLAAGDNVVVAVDLIDAGKRVDGVTATARVLKGHKMATQPIAQDAPVVKYGQIIGFASQPIAPGHWVHSHNCHFATFDRDYAFAEGAAPEAILPLPERATFQGFRRAKGRAGTRNYIAILTSVNCSASVARFMAEAVNRSGMLAEFPNVDGVIPLVHGTGCGIAGEGLGFDILERTIWGYATNPNVSAVLIVGLGCEVFQIPRLMKAYGIEPGAHFQSMTIQETGGTRKSIEAGVARIREMLPLVNQVKRETLPASELCLALQCGGSDGYSGITANPALGKAVDLLVEHGGTAVLSETPEIYGAEHLLTRRAESREVGEKLVSIIKWWEAYTTKHEGSMDNNPSPGNKAGGLTTILEKSLGAAAKGGSTTLRAVYHYAEKIDRAGFVYMDTPGYDPVAATGQVAGGSNVLCFTTGRGSAYGCKPTPSIKLATNSEIYTRMIDDMDINCGDVLDGVSLEDKGREIFELILRTASGDKTKSELLGYGDNEFVPWQIGATM; encoded by the coding sequence ATGACCACGCAACCGCGCTTCATCCGGCTCGCGGCGGGTGACAATGTCGTCGTCGCGGTCGATCTGATCGATGCCGGCAAGCGGGTCGACGGCGTCACCGCCACCGCGCGCGTGCTGAAGGGTCACAAGATGGCCACCCAGCCGATCGCGCAGGACGCGCCGGTGGTCAAATATGGCCAGATCATCGGCTTCGCCTCGCAGCCGATCGCGCCCGGCCACTGGGTGCACAGCCATAATTGCCACTTCGCCACGTTCGATCGCGACTATGCCTTCGCTGAGGGCGCCGCGCCGGAGGCGATCCTGCCGCTGCCCGAGCGCGCCACCTTCCAGGGCTTCCGCCGCGCCAAGGGGCGGGCCGGGACGCGCAATTACATTGCCATCCTGACCTCGGTGAACTGTTCGGCCTCGGTCGCCCGTTTCATGGCCGAGGCGGTCAACCGCTCGGGCATGCTGGCCGAGTTCCCCAATGTCGACGGTGTCATTCCGCTGGTCCACGGCACCGGCTGCGGCATTGCCGGCGAGGGGCTCGGCTTCGACATCCTGGAGCGCACGATCTGGGGTTATGCCACCAATCCGAATGTCTCGGCGGTGCTGATCGTCGGACTCGGCTGCGAGGTGTTCCAGATCCCCCGGCTGATGAAGGCCTATGGCATCGAGCCGGGCGCGCATTTCCAGTCGATGACCATCCAGGAGACCGGCGGCACCAGGAAGTCGATCGAGGCGGGCGTGGCGCGCATCCGCGAGATGCTGCCGCTGGTCAATCAGGTGAAACGCGAGACGCTGCCGGCCTCCGAGCTTTGCCTGGCGCTGCAATGCGGCGGCTCGGACGGCTATTCCGGCATCACCGCCAATCCGGCGCTCGGCAAGGCGGTCGATCTCCTGGTCGAACATGGCGGCACGGCGGTGCTGTCGGAAACGCCGGAGATCTATGGCGCCGAGCACTTGCTGACGCGCCGCGCCGAAAGCCGCGAGGTCGGCGAGAAGCTGGTCTCGATCATCAAATGGTGGGAGGCCTATACCACCAAGCACGAGGGCTCGATGGACAACAATCCGTCGCCCGGCAACAAGGCCGGCGGGCTCACCACCATTCTCGAGAAGTCGCTGGGAGCTGCCGCCAAGGGCGGTTCGACCACGCTGCGCGCGGTCTATCATTACGCCGAGAAGATCGATCGCGCCGGCTTCGTCTACATGGACACGCCGGGTTATGACCCGGTGGCCGCCACCGGCCAGGTCGCCGGCGGTTCCAACGTGCTCTGCTTCACCACCGGCCGCGGCTCGGCCTATGGCTGCAAGCCGACACCGTCGATCAAGCTCGCCACCAATTCCGAGATCTACACCCGGATGATCGACGACATGGACATCAATTGCGGCGACGTGCTCGACGGCGTGTCGCTGGAGGACAAGGGCCGGGAGATCTTCGAGCTGATCCTCAGGACGGCGTCGGGAGACAAGACCAAGTCCGAACTGCTGGGGTATGGCGACAACGAATTCGTGCCCTGGCAAATCGGCGCAACCATGTGA
- the ureG gene encoding urease accessory protein UreG, which translates to MPSPHGPLRVGIGGPVGSGKTALMDALCKALKGSFEIAAITNDIYTKWDAEYLMRSGALPTERIMGVETGGCPHTAIREDASINLAAVAEMRAKFPELDLILIESGGDNLAATFSPELADLTIYVIDVAAGEKIPSKGGPGITRSDLLVINKTDLAPMVGADLGNMDRDSKRMRGQRPFVFTNIKTGDGVDTVVRFIRDKGGLKPA; encoded by the coding sequence ATGCCTTCACCCCACGGACCCCTACGCGTCGGCATTGGCGGACCGGTCGGTTCCGGCAAGACCGCGCTGATGGACGCCTTGTGCAAGGCGCTCAAAGGCTCGTTCGAGATCGCCGCGATCACCAACGACATCTACACCAAGTGGGACGCCGAATATCTGATGCGCTCCGGCGCGCTGCCGACCGAGCGGATCATGGGGGTGGAGACCGGTGGCTGCCCGCATACGGCAATCCGCGAGGACGCCTCGATCAACCTGGCGGCGGTCGCCGAGATGCGCGCCAAGTTCCCCGAGCTCGACCTGATCCTGATCGAATCGGGCGGCGACAATCTGGCCGCCACCTTTTCGCCCGAGCTCGCCGACCTGACCATCTATGTGATCGACGTCGCCGCCGGCGAGAAGATCCCGTCCAAGGGCGGGCCGGGCATCACCCGCTCGGACCTGCTGGTCATCAACAAGACCGATCTCGCGCCGATGGTCGGTGCCGATCTCGGCAATATGGACCGCGATTCCAAGCGTATGCGCGGGCAGCGCCCCTTCGTCTTCACCAATATCAAGACCGGCGACGGCGTCGACACGGTGGTGCGGTTCATCCGCGACAAGGGCGGGCTGAAACCTGCGTGA
- a CDS encoding urease accessory protein UreF — protein MAEPFRPAALYRLLAWMSPSYPVGAFSYSHGLEWAVETGDITSAATLVDWLDLVIGAGSGLADATFFVHAHRATLAGDRQALAEVAELALAFQPSRERRLETTAQGNAFMLAAEAAWPADGLALIRAAWGDAVAYPVAAGCATAAHGIDETVALHAFLHAVTANLVSAAVRLVPLGQTDGQRVLAALEPLVEATAGLAAQTALDDIGGHALRSDIASMRHETQYTRLFRS, from the coding sequence ATGGCTGAGCCGTTCCGTCCGGCGGCGCTCTACCGACTGCTCGCCTGGATGTCGCCGTCCTACCCGGTCGGCGCCTTCAGCTATTCCCATGGGCTGGAATGGGCGGTGGAAACCGGCGACATCACCAGCGCGGCGACCCTGGTCGATTGGCTCGACCTGGTCATCGGCGCCGGATCCGGTCTCGCCGACGCGACCTTCTTCGTCCATGCCCATCGGGCGACGCTTGCCGGCGACCGACAAGCCCTGGCCGAGGTTGCCGAACTGGCGCTGGCGTTTCAGCCGTCCAGGGAGCGCCGGCTGGAAACGACGGCGCAGGGCAATGCCTTCATGCTGGCGGCCGAGGCGGCCTGGCCGGCCGACGGCCTGGCGCTGATCCGCGCGGCCTGGGGCGACGCGGTTGCCTATCCGGTTGCGGCCGGCTGCGCGACCGCGGCCCATGGCATCGACGAGACGGTTGCGCTGCATGCCTTCCTGCATGCGGTGACGGCAAACCTCGTCTCGGCGGCGGTGCGCCTGGTGCCGCTCGGCCAGACCGACGGCCAGCGCGTGCTGGCGGCGCTCGAGCCGCTGGTCGAGGCGACTGCCGGGCTGGCCGCCCAGACGGCGCTCGATGATATCGGCGGCCATGCGCTACGCTCTGATATCGCCTCGATGCGCCACGAAACCCAATATACCAGGCTGTTCAGGAGCTGA